In Edaphobacter paludis, a single window of DNA contains:
- a CDS encoding SH3 domain-containing protein: MLSLCLQRNFQQRLVVVVSVVLLLTGMASGQKSKDKSGYDRSARATVVHEANVYVTADADAQKVSVVTPGHEVVVVQRSGPWIQVFANTDIEDTSDENKPEFTDDSNTVTPASGWIRDKGVISPATPGGDAILYGAAANFEDEASQPHAPKGAAMAAHLLYERAADYFPQSPVAAEAAWRSADIRWQLEKEDISTLPSAKEQEAYLRPQLYEGEMKKVMKMYPGTKFAALAAYDLLDNKLCGDWQGLPKCPEMESGLYEKYAQKFPDGPKSAEALYNATYRQGVAVTMYNVQDDRKRAQDAAQRTAALAQELKEKYPQSDFAARAAAIAYKVQQGIPIFGNDSD; the protein is encoded by the coding sequence ATGCTCTCTCTTTGTCTTCAGCGAAACTTTCAGCAGCGTCTGGTGGTGGTTGTCTCGGTAGTATTGCTGCTGACCGGGATGGCCTCAGGTCAAAAGTCGAAGGACAAGTCAGGATACGACCGCTCCGCACGCGCCACCGTCGTGCATGAGGCGAACGTCTATGTCACCGCCGACGCGGACGCGCAGAAGGTTTCGGTGGTCACTCCCGGCCACGAAGTAGTGGTGGTCCAACGCAGCGGCCCGTGGATTCAGGTCTTCGCGAACACCGACATCGAGGACACCAGCGACGAGAACAAGCCCGAGTTCACCGACGATAGCAACACAGTCACTCCCGCCTCGGGATGGATTCGAGACAAGGGTGTCATCAGTCCGGCGACTCCTGGCGGCGACGCCATTCTCTACGGGGCCGCGGCGAATTTCGAGGATGAAGCATCTCAGCCGCATGCTCCCAAGGGAGCGGCCATGGCGGCCCATCTCCTATACGAGCGGGCCGCCGATTATTTTCCTCAGTCTCCCGTCGCGGCAGAGGCAGCATGGCGGTCGGCGGACATTCGCTGGCAGTTGGAGAAGGAAGACATCAGCACCCTCCCCAGCGCGAAGGAGCAGGAGGCCTATCTTCGTCCGCAGCTCTACGAAGGCGAGATGAAGAAGGTGATGAAGATGTATCCCGGCACGAAGTTTGCCGCTCTCGCAGCCTACGACCTGCTCGACAACAAACTCTGCGGCGACTGGCAGGGCCTGCCGAAGTGTCCGGAGATGGAGTCTGGTCTCTACGAGAAGTACGCGCAGAAGTTTCCCGATGGCCCCAAGTCTGCCGAGGCACTCTATAACGCGACGTACCGGCAGGGCGTTGCGGTAACCATGTACAACGTTCAGGACGACCGCAAGCGAGCGCAGGATGCGGCTCAGCGCACCGCAGCGTTGGCTCAGGAGCTCAAGGAGAAGTATCCGCAGTCGGACTTCGCCGCCCGTGCCGCCGCCATCGCCTACAAGGTGCAGCAGGGAATTCCCATCTTCGGAAATGATAGCGATTGA
- a CDS encoding undecaprenyl-diphosphate phosphatase produces the protein MPFFQVIVLAIVQGLAELLPVSSSAHVVVAEKLLGLDPSSPPMTLLLVMLHTGTMFAVIVYFWSQWKKTYFSSSDAFKRFAIRAIWASLLTAVIGYPIIKIIEKTAFAGASKGEIESLFGRLDLVAPALAAAGILILIAGLMEKRRMGAQQQVYGDSVTMRQAGWIGAVQGLCLPFRGFSRSGATISTGMLTGASKDRAERFSFALAVILTPAAIAKEALRLLKATHAAAASGTPIDLHSSLLMSLLGMVFAFLAGLVALKWLSSWLEQGRWYLFGIYCLIASAVVFYLHYGPRHL, from the coding sequence ATGCCATTCTTTCAAGTGATTGTTCTTGCCATCGTGCAGGGCCTCGCCGAGCTTCTGCCCGTCTCCAGCTCCGCCCACGTCGTTGTCGCGGAGAAGCTGTTGGGACTCGACCCCTCCTCGCCGCCGATGACGCTGCTGCTGGTCATGCTGCATACAGGCACTATGTTCGCCGTCATCGTTTATTTCTGGAGCCAGTGGAAGAAGACCTACTTTTCCAGCTCCGATGCGTTCAAGCGCTTCGCCATCCGCGCCATCTGGGCTTCTCTGCTGACGGCTGTCATCGGCTACCCCATTATCAAGATTATTGAGAAGACCGCCTTCGCCGGGGCATCGAAGGGTGAGATCGAATCGCTCTTTGGCCGGCTTGATCTGGTCGCTCCCGCGCTGGCTGCTGCCGGCATTCTGATCCTGATTGCGGGATTGATGGAAAAGCGACGCATGGGTGCCCAACAGCAGGTCTACGGCGATAGCGTCACCATGCGTCAGGCCGGCTGGATTGGCGCGGTCCAGGGCCTATGCCTGCCCTTTCGCGGATTCTCCCGCTCCGGCGCAACCATCTCGACCGGTATGCTGACCGGAGCAAGCAAGGACCGCGCAGAGCGCTTCAGCTTTGCCCTCGCCGTCATCCTCACCCCCGCGGCCATCGCCAAAGAGGCCTTGCGGCTGTTGAAGGCCACGCACGCGGCAGCGGCAAGCGGGACGCCCATCGACCTGCACAGCAGCCTGCTAATGAGCTTGCTGGGAATGGTCTTCGCTTTCCTCGCCGGACTGGTCGCCCTCAAGTGGCTCAGCAGTTGGCTCGAGCAAGGACGTTGGTACCTGTTCGGTATCTACTGCCTCATCGCGTCAGCGGTAGTGTTTTACCTTCACTATGGTCCCCGCCACCTCTAA
- the dapA gene encoding 4-hydroxy-tetrahydrodipicolinate synthase, translating to MELMGCGTALVTPFRKDGGVDEPALHALVNWQIESGIDFLVPCGTTGEASTLTEAEWLRVVEVVVAATAKRVPVFAGCTHNATHEVVLRARKLAKVYGLTGILTANPYYNRPGQEGQYQHFKAVAEAVNLPVLLYNIPGRTGANLEPATVLRLAELPNVIGIKESSGNLAQITELLTTAPRNFKVFAGDDGIALPVLALGGSGLVSVASNVIPGQMARMVDAALENDWVAARRINRQFFRLMQAHFWEASPAPVKAVLSMLGRCEDVLRLPMVPVSAATRRRLECMVGELGMLVGIPGTGEDLRTF from the coding sequence ATGGAACTGATGGGATGTGGAACGGCGCTGGTCACTCCTTTTCGCAAGGATGGCGGCGTAGATGAGCCTGCGCTGCATGCGCTGGTGAACTGGCAGATCGAGAGCGGAATTGATTTTCTGGTTCCCTGCGGAACCACGGGCGAGGCTTCGACGCTGACGGAGGCGGAGTGGCTCCGTGTCGTGGAGGTTGTCGTTGCGGCCACCGCAAAGCGGGTCCCGGTATTTGCAGGGTGTACGCACAATGCTACGCACGAAGTGGTGTTGCGGGCACGCAAGCTGGCGAAGGTGTATGGACTTACGGGAATTCTAACGGCGAATCCTTACTACAACCGTCCGGGGCAGGAGGGGCAGTATCAGCACTTCAAGGCAGTTGCGGAGGCTGTGAACCTGCCGGTTCTGCTTTACAACATTCCGGGGAGAACGGGCGCGAACCTGGAGCCGGCGACGGTTCTGCGGCTGGCGGAATTGCCGAACGTGATTGGAATCAAGGAATCCAGCGGAAATCTGGCGCAAATTACAGAGTTATTGACTACGGCTCCCCGGAATTTCAAGGTGTTTGCTGGAGATGATGGGATCGCTTTGCCTGTGCTGGCATTGGGAGGAAGTGGTCTGGTCTCAGTCGCCTCCAATGTGATTCCGGGACAGATGGCCCGGATGGTGGACGCGGCGCTGGAAAACGACTGGGTGGCTGCGCGGAGGATCAATCGCCAGTTTTTCAGGTTGATGCAGGCACACTTCTGGGAGGCCAGCCCGGCGCCCGTCAAGGCTGTGCTTTCGATGCTTGGGCGATGCGAAGATGTTTTGCGGCTGCCCATGGTCCCGGTTTCTGCGGCTACGCGGCGGAGGCTGGAATGCATGGTGGGCGAGTTGGGAATGCTGGTGGGGATTCCAGGGACCGGCGAAGATCTGCGGACTTTCTAG
- a CDS encoding DoxX family protein, whose amino-acid sequence MTGRIILAVLFMLSGALHFILPQAYLRIMPPYLPSPSLLVAISGVAEMLGGVGLLIPFTRHLAAWGLMALLIAVLPANIYTATAHLPLPGLAGQSWVQWLRIPLQIPLVYWAWLYTRG is encoded by the coding sequence ATGACCGGAAGAATCATCCTCGCCGTGCTCTTCATGCTAAGCGGAGCCCTGCACTTCATTCTCCCGCAGGCCTATCTTCGAATTATGCCGCCGTATCTGCCTTCGCCGTCATTGCTCGTCGCCATCAGTGGCGTGGCGGAGATGCTGGGTGGAGTTGGGCTGCTCATTCCCTTCACGCGTCACCTTGCCGCGTGGGGGCTCATGGCGCTATTGATCGCCGTGCTGCCTGCCAACATCTACACGGCGACAGCTCATCTGCCGCTGCCCGGTCTGGCGGGACAGAGCTGGGTGCAGTGGCTCAGAATCCCGCTTCAGATTCCGCTTGTCTATTGGGCGTGGCTCTATACGCGAGGGTAA
- the lysC gene encoding lysine-sensitive aspartokinase 3 has translation MKFGGTSVEDAKAIDRTAAIVRGRRERGLEAVVVVSAMAKVTDQLLAAAAAAGRDDRAGALAISARLRHRHIDTTADLLDGERFVQLQETINHEFDALDDLLRGIAAVGELTARTNDLVVSFGERLSSRMVAAAFEQRGLQGAHVDARTCIVTDAHYGKAVPQENAIEAKLTELVLPLIEAGQTPVMGGFIGATKEGITTTLGRGGSDYTAALVGGGMHAGAIEIWTDVNGIMTTDPRICPDALRVKTISFEEAAELAYFGAKVLHPATILPAVQKSIPVWVLNSRNAENEGTKITALAPKCASPFKSIAAKKRLTIIDVVASRMLMSHGYLKAVFDVFDKYKCAIDMVSTSEVSISLTVDSNERLPEICEELGKIADVKYEGRKALVCLVGEDIRGHNGIAGQVFSAVSHVNVRMISQGASEINMSFMIDEEDVEEAVRSLHKRFFVNPDETIFDVAARAPIAVKA, from the coding sequence ATGAAGTTCGGCGGAACATCGGTTGAGGACGCAAAGGCCATTGATCGCACTGCCGCCATCGTTCGCGGCCGTCGCGAGCGCGGGCTGGAAGCTGTCGTCGTCGTATCGGCGATGGCCAAGGTGACCGACCAGTTGCTGGCTGCCGCTGCGGCTGCCGGACGCGACGACAGAGCGGGCGCGTTGGCCATCAGCGCAAGACTGCGCCATCGGCATATCGATACAACGGCCGACCTGCTTGACGGCGAACGGTTTGTCCAGTTGCAGGAAACCATCAACCACGAGTTCGATGCACTGGACGATCTGCTCCGCGGTATCGCTGCGGTGGGTGAACTAACGGCGCGCACCAACGATCTGGTGGTGAGTTTTGGCGAGCGACTGTCGAGCCGCATGGTTGCGGCTGCATTCGAACAGCGTGGCTTGCAGGGCGCGCATGTCGATGCCCGTACCTGCATCGTGACCGACGCACACTATGGCAAGGCAGTGCCGCAGGAGAACGCGATTGAAGCAAAGCTGACCGAACTCGTTCTGCCGCTGATCGAGGCGGGACAGACGCCGGTGATGGGCGGATTTATTGGAGCGACGAAGGAAGGCATTACGACCACGCTGGGCCGTGGGGGCAGCGACTACACTGCGGCATTGGTTGGCGGGGGAATGCACGCGGGCGCAATCGAGATCTGGACGGACGTAAATGGAATCATGACGACCGATCCTCGCATCTGCCCGGATGCACTGCGGGTAAAGACGATCAGCTTTGAAGAGGCGGCGGAACTGGCCTACTTTGGAGCGAAGGTGCTGCATCCTGCGACCATCCTGCCTGCGGTTCAGAAGAGCATCCCTGTGTGGGTGCTGAACTCGCGCAACGCGGAGAACGAAGGAACGAAGATCACGGCGCTGGCCCCGAAGTGCGCCAGTCCGTTCAAGAGCATTGCTGCGAAGAAGCGGCTGACCATCATCGACGTCGTCGCCAGCAGAATGCTGATGTCGCATGGATATCTGAAGGCAGTTTTCGATGTCTTCGACAAATACAAGTGCGCGATCGATATGGTTTCGACCAGCGAAGTGAGCATCTCGCTGACAGTGGACTCGAACGAGAGGCTACCGGAGATCTGCGAAGAGCTAGGCAAGATTGCCGATGTGAAGTACGAGGGCCGCAAGGCGCTGGTTTGCCTGGTGGGTGAAGATATTCGCGGACATAACGGTATCGCCGGGCAGGTATTCAGCGCGGTGAGCCATGTCAATGTGCGGATGATCTCGCAAGGTGCGAGCGAGATCAACATGAGCTTTATGATCGACGAAGAAGATGTCGAAGAGGCCGTGCGGAGTCTGCACAAGCGATTCTTTGTGAATCCGGATGAGACCATATTCGACGTAGCAGCTCGGGCTCCAATTGCGGTCAAGGCGTAG
- the dapB gene encoding 4-hydroxy-tetrahydrodipicolinate reductase produces the protein MRILVLGQGKTGKLVATIAAERGHGVHVLDAKENAHASALTPPFVAGFDVVIDFTAPEAVVQNMRACLATGAKMVVGTTGWYDKLPDMRALAERKQAGLLYGTNFSIGVQVMFQLAAKMGESLKNAGYKFSIEETHHVTKLDAPSGTAITLATVVETASGYQRVPIESKREGDAPGTHVLVAQSEADKLTLTHESFSRRGFAEGAVRAAEWLSSRTGCYDFQHIYTQI, from the coding sequence ATGCGGATATTGGTGTTAGGACAAGGCAAAACGGGCAAGCTGGTAGCGACAATCGCGGCTGAGCGTGGCCATGGGGTTCATGTCTTGGATGCCAAAGAAAATGCACATGCCTCTGCCCTGACTCCACCCTTTGTTGCGGGATTTGATGTAGTCATCGACTTTACCGCTCCGGAAGCGGTCGTCCAAAACATGCGAGCGTGCCTGGCGACGGGCGCGAAGATGGTGGTTGGCACAACAGGCTGGTATGACAAGCTGCCGGACATGAGAGCCTTGGCGGAACGAAAGCAGGCCGGTTTGCTGTACGGAACGAACTTTTCCATCGGCGTGCAAGTGATGTTCCAGTTGGCGGCAAAGATGGGCGAGTCGCTGAAGAATGCTGGCTACAAGTTTTCCATTGAAGAGACCCATCATGTCACCAAGCTGGATGCGCCCAGCGGAACAGCGATTACCTTGGCCACGGTGGTCGAAACGGCATCGGGATATCAAAGGGTTCCCATTGAGTCGAAGCGCGAAGGCGATGCGCCCGGCACACATGTACTTGTAGCGCAGAGCGAGGCGGACAAACTAACGCTGACGCATGAGTCGTTCTCGCGGCGTGGATTCGCTGAAGGCGCGGTACGTGCGGCGGAGTGGCTGTCTTCGCGGACAGGGTGCTACGACTTTCAACATATCTACACACAGATTTAG
- a CDS encoding GNAT family N-acetyltransferase produces MSESSIAHSDAYSLIVRFISREDAQAVAELSRQLGYEVSVEAISEHIVRLSSCTERQVALVACRDTSGGEEIVGWVQASVMHELQSPSYCLISGLVVSEAQRSLGIGKRLCAEVEAWSRKQGVSTIRVTSRISREGAHRFYLREGFQRIKTWAVFEKMLS; encoded by the coding sequence ATGAGCGAATCTTCGATTGCCCATTCCGATGCGTACTCTCTGATCGTGCGATTCATCTCACGCGAAGACGCGCAAGCGGTCGCCGAACTCAGCAGGCAATTAGGGTACGAAGTCTCGGTCGAAGCAATCTCCGAACATATCGTCCGATTGTCCTCGTGCACGGAGAGGCAGGTAGCTTTAGTCGCCTGTCGGGATACAAGTGGGGGCGAGGAGATCGTGGGCTGGGTCCAGGCATCAGTGATGCACGAGCTTCAATCGCCTTCCTATTGCCTCATTAGCGGCCTCGTCGTCAGCGAGGCGCAGCGCAGTCTGGGCATCGGCAAAAGACTCTGCGCCGAGGTTGAGGCGTGGAGCAGGAAACAAGGTGTCTCGACCATACGCGTCACCTCCCGCATCTCCCGCGAAGGCGCGCATCGATTCTATCTACGCGAAGGTTTCCAGCGGATTAAAACCTGGGCGGTATTTGAAAAGATGCTCTCGTAA
- a CDS encoding aminopeptidase, protein MSTMEVEAAKFADLAFEEKLDRLAEVAVKVGLGLRAGQELIMSAPMEALPLVRRITEHAYKAGALLVTTFYGDDPSVLARFAYAPDASFDYAPKWLQDGIAEGFRSGAARLAIAGANPALLAKQDPAKVARANVAASKAGKPAMELITRHEINWTIVAYATPEWAKLVFPEDAEDVAIAKLWEAIFVASRVNADDPVVEWQQHGERLKKRVDLLNAKRFSALHFKGPGTDLTVGLADDHLWAGGGTTAGNGVYCQPNIPTEECFTTPHKDRVDGTVRASKPLSHQGTLIENIAVKFEGGKIVEATATAGEDVLNRLISTDDGARRLGEVALVPHSSPIAQSGVLFWNTLFDENAASHIALGQAYSTCLIGGEKMDEEELARRGANASLIHVDWMIGSGAMDVDGVAADGTAEPLMRKGEWV, encoded by the coding sequence ATGAGCACAATGGAAGTAGAAGCAGCGAAGTTCGCGGATTTGGCGTTTGAAGAAAAGCTGGACCGGTTGGCTGAAGTCGCTGTGAAGGTTGGCCTGGGCCTGCGCGCAGGGCAGGAACTCATTATGTCCGCTCCGATGGAGGCGCTGCCGCTGGTGCGGCGAATCACCGAACATGCTTACAAAGCTGGCGCGTTGCTTGTCACGACATTTTATGGCGACGATCCCTCCGTGCTCGCTCGATTTGCCTACGCTCCCGATGCGAGCTTCGACTACGCGCCAAAGTGGCTACAGGATGGAATTGCCGAGGGCTTTAGAAGTGGAGCAGCGCGGCTCGCCATTGCAGGCGCTAACCCTGCGCTGCTGGCAAAGCAGGACCCGGCCAAGGTCGCACGCGCCAATGTCGCGGCGTCCAAGGCAGGCAAGCCCGCGATGGAATTGATCACACGGCACGAGATCAATTGGACGATCGTTGCCTATGCAACGCCGGAGTGGGCGAAGCTAGTGTTTCCAGAGGATGCCGAAGATGTTGCTATCGCCAAATTGTGGGAAGCGATCTTTGTTGCCTCGCGTGTGAATGCCGATGATCCAGTCGTGGAGTGGCAGCAGCATGGAGAGCGGCTGAAGAAGCGCGTCGATCTGTTGAATGCGAAGCGGTTTTCGGCGCTGCACTTCAAGGGACCGGGAACGGATTTGACTGTGGGACTGGCAGACGATCATCTCTGGGCAGGTGGGGGAACGACCGCCGGAAATGGAGTTTACTGCCAGCCCAATATTCCGACCGAGGAGTGCTTTACGACTCCGCATAAAGATCGGGTGGATGGAACGGTTCGGGCATCGAAACCGCTGTCTCATCAGGGGACGCTGATTGAAAATATCGCGGTGAAGTTTGAAGGCGGCAAGATTGTTGAAGCGACGGCGACGGCTGGCGAGGATGTACTCAACCGGCTGATCAGCACGGACGATGGCGCGCGGCGGCTGGGCGAAGTGGCGCTGGTGCCGCATTCCTCCCCGATTGCGCAGAGCGGTGTGCTCTTCTGGAACACGCTCTTCGATGAAAATGCAGCCAGCCACATTGCGCTCGGACAGGCCTATTCGACGTGCCTGATTGGCGGCGAAAAGATGGACGAGGAAGAGTTAGCTAGGCGCGGCGCGAATGCCAGCCTGATCCATGTGGACTGGATGATCGGCTCTGGCGCGATGGATGTGGACGGTGTGGCCGCTGACGGAACGGCTGAACCATTGATGCGGAAGGGCGAATGGGTTTAG
- a CDS encoding 2,3,4,5-tetrahydropyridine-2,6-dicarboxylate N-succinyltransferase produces MSLDGTLQERVEHWFAQGTAAVGNKEAEAAFLELRSGLEAGALRAAEPDGSSLGWRVNAWIKRGILLGFRLGSLVEMGSPEGLSFVDKATYPARRFAAADGVRVVPGGSSVRAGAFVSKGVVVMPPAYVNVGAYVDEGTMVDSHALVGSCAQIGKRVHLSAAAQIGGVLEPVNASPVIIEDDVLVGGNTGVYEGTVVRKRAVLAAGTVLTRGTPVYDLVRGEVYKATAEMPLIIPEGAVVVPGSRAVNKGKGQEWGLSISAPVIVKYRDEKTELSLVLEDILR; encoded by the coding sequence GTGAGTCTGGACGGAACGTTGCAGGAGCGGGTTGAGCATTGGTTTGCGCAGGGTACGGCTGCGGTAGGAAACAAAGAGGCTGAGGCGGCGTTTCTGGAACTTCGGAGTGGACTGGAAGCGGGTGCATTGCGTGCGGCGGAGCCCGATGGTTCGTCTCTCGGATGGCGCGTCAATGCATGGATCAAGCGGGGCATTCTGCTCGGGTTCCGACTCGGTTCGCTGGTGGAGATGGGTTCGCCGGAAGGACTTTCCTTTGTGGACAAGGCGACCTATCCGGCGCGGCGGTTTGCCGCGGCTGATGGGGTGCGCGTGGTGCCGGGCGGATCGAGCGTAAGGGCAGGAGCGTTTGTTTCTAAAGGGGTCGTGGTCATGCCACCGGCGTATGTAAACGTCGGAGCCTATGTGGATGAGGGAACGATGGTGGACTCTCACGCGCTGGTGGGGAGTTGCGCGCAGATTGGCAAGAGGGTGCACCTCAGCGCGGCGGCGCAGATCGGTGGAGTGTTGGAGCCGGTGAACGCAAGCCCGGTCATTATCGAGGATGACGTGCTGGTGGGTGGAAATACCGGGGTCTATGAGGGGACCGTAGTGCGCAAACGCGCGGTTTTAGCTGCTGGGACGGTGCTGACGCGGGGCACTCCGGTTTACGATCTTGTGCGCGGCGAGGTGTATAAAGCGACCGCCGAGATGCCGTTGATTATTCCGGAAGGGGCAGTCGTTGTCCCCGGGTCCCGAGCGGTAAACAAAGGAAAAGGACAGGAATGGGGACTGAGCATCTCGGCTCCGGTGATTGTTAAATATCGCGATGAGAAGACTGAATTGTCTCTGGTTTTAGAGGATATTCTGCGCTAA